The genomic interval GTTTTCCAGTATGGCATCGTTTTTGTTCAGCGTGCCGTCCTTGACGGTCGTGCCGGCTACGTTCGTAAAATCGATATTGAGCACATCCGGGGCGCTTGCGTCATATCCGGTTCCTGCGCTTGCCGTCTTGAACGTGGAGACGATCGGCGCGGATTCCTTCCCGTACGCGTCCCGCGCTTTAACGGATACCGTGTAGTCGGTATTCGGCTTCAGTCCCTTGGCCGCGAACGTATGGGTCGAGGTCTCGTCGTACGGCGAGATGACTGACGGCGCGCCGATGAGCTTGCCGTTGACCGTGACAATATACGAATCGACCTTGGTGTCGTCCGTCGCCTTGGGCCAGTTGAATGTCGCGGAGGAGGCGCCGACGGCAGAGACATTCAGTTTGGCGCCGGCGGCAAACGCGGGCGCTGCCGTATCCGTCGTATATTTCTTCGCGGATTGAATCGGGGAGGCCAGATCGATCGCGTACGGCGTGCCGATGACCGCGCCCTGCTTGTCCAATTCTCTTCGCTCGATGACGACCTTGTCGTCGTAAACTTTGACCAGCAATCCCTGGGATACGGTCTTATCCAGGTAAATGTCGCTGTCGTTGCTGTAGCCGCCGGCTTGAACGAAGGCGGTGGAGCCGTCGTTGACGCGAATGAACCCGTCGTCCGCATTGATCGTGTTCGGGTGATCCAGCGTATAATGCGTGTGGCCGGTAAAGAGCATGGCGTTCGGGTAGGCGGCCATGACGGCTTTGAACTTGGCGTACTCGGCCGGATTGTTCCATCCCGCGCCTTCGCTGCCGTAAGTGGTGTTTTTGTACGGATAATGCATCAGGACGAAGACCGGTTTTTTAGGGTCCGCCGAATTTCCCTTTTCGTCCGTCGCGATCTCCTTTTTGAGCCAGGCGTACTTGGCGTCCGACATTGCGCTCCGGTCGTGGTCGACGACGATGAAGTGGTAGCCCTTGACCCACGTATCGTAAAAGACGCCGGCGTTTTCCGTAGCCTTGTCGACGTTCTCCGCGGCATAGCCGTCCGCGTCCATGCCGGTCTCCTCGTAAAAGCGTTTGGCCGCGGCGTACTTGTCGCCGCCGAGCTCGTCGCCCGCCGCATAATACTCGTGATTGCCGGGGACGATGATCGGCTTGGCGCCTTTAAGCTTGTTCGCTTCCAGGATGCTCATCGCGCTGTCGTATTGGGCAATCGTGCCCGCGTCCGTCATGTCGCCGTCGACGACGAGCGCGTCGTAGCTGCCGAGCGACCGGTACACCTGGAGCGCCTGCTCGAACTTGGCGGCGGCGTCCACGGATACGTCCTCGATCCCGACATGCGTATCGCTCACGACGGGGAACGTCAGAAACGGCTCGCCGTCCGGGTTATTGCCGCCGTTCGATCCCCCGTTGTTGCCTGAGCCGCCGGACGTCGACCCGCCGTTCCCCGGCGTCGAACCGCCCGGATTCGAACCGTTGTTCGTTCCTTTCTCCATCCTGGCTTTTTCCAGCAGGACGACCGCTTCTGCTCGGGTGAGGGAGGCGAGGGGCTTGAACGAGCCGTCGGCATAGCCGCCGATGAGACGAAGGTTGACAAGGGCGCCTACGGCCCCGCGGCTCCAAGCGGCGATGGAGGCTTTGTCCGTGAACGGAAGCGCGACGCTCGCGCCCGAGACGGTGTCCAGTCCGAAAATGCGGGCGAGCATGACCGCCGCTTCCTGTCGGCTGACCGTTTTTTTGCTGCGAATCGTGCCGTCCTCGTAGCCCGAGATGTAGCCGGCCTTGACCGCGATTCGGACATCCTTGTATTCCCAATTGGCCGGAGACAAGTCGGTGAAGCTCGCTTCGCCCGCATCGGCGTAGCCGAGCGCCCGATTCGCCAGCGCCATCCATTCCGCCCGGCTGACCGGGCGGTTCGGCTCCAGCTTGCCGCTTGCGTCCCCTTTCAGCAGACCGCTCTGAACCCAGCTTTCCAGCGTGCTCTCCGCCCAGTTGCCCTTGATGTCGGAGGCTTGCGCAGGGCTTGCCAGCGCGGCGCCCAGCGGTCCCGCCCCGATCAGGGCGACCATCAGGGCCGCTGCCGCGAGACGGCGAACCGGCCGCGCGGCGGTATTGCCGACTGTCATATCCATTCCTCCCGCATTGATGATATTTTGCTATCTTCATCATAGGAGGCAGGGCGCCTTTCGAGGACTACAGCATATGACGATGTCGTTTATCTTCGGCGCGCGTCCGATCGCCGCGCATCAAGCGCCTGTAAGGCGAATGTTAACGGGGGATTAATGAGAAGCGGGCCGTTTATCCGGACATGCCTTTTCGTTTATCCTTTGAGGTAGCGGGAGGGAGAAGCGCCGCGCGCTTTTTTGAACATGCGGGTGAACGAGCTCAGGTTCAGATAACCGAGCTTGTCGGAGATTTCGGTCAGGCTTTTCCCGTTTCTCATCATGACGATGGCTTGCTCCGTTTTCTCGTGCACGACGAACTCGGTGAAGCTCATGCTGCTGACTTCCTTGAACAGTCTGCTTAAGTAACTGCTGTTGATGTAAAAGGCGTTCGCGATCTCCTGCAGCGTGATGTCCCGGTCCAGGTGGGTCTTGATATATTGCTTGATCAGCAAGACGATCTTGGCTTTGTCGCCGTCCGAGTTCGTCAGCGCGAGCGCTTGTTCCAGCCGTTCCAGCTCCGCGGCGAGCAGCTCCGTGGCATCTTCAAGCCGTTCGGACGCATAGATCCGGTCGACGAGCAGATGATCCGCCGCCTGTTGGCCGGCCAGCAGCTCGTCGCAGGCGGACCAGGAGCGGAACAGGAGCTCGGTCATCATGTTTTTGACGACATGGGGATGCGCCAACGGCGGCTCGCGAAGCGCCTGCCCGAGCTCCCGGAGCTGCCGCCTGGCGTCGGCGAAGCGCAGCGACTCCAGGCTGGTGGCAAGCGGCTTGCGCAACTTCAGCGCCGTCTCCGGCAGTACCTCAAGCGGCGCCGCCGCGCGCGCTCCCTCCGGCGCGCCGTAAAACCCGCGCTCCTCCGCTTCCCGCGCGGAGGCCGCATCCGGCGCAGGCGCTTCGATCGCGGTCCGTCCCGCAAGCGCGGCGGCGGCTTCCTTTTCACGCGCCAGGTCGAGCGCCAGGCTTTGCAGAATCCCGCATAGCTCGTCCATGTCCAGCGTGGACTTCAGGATGAAGTCGTGCACCTGAAGCTGGATCGCTTCCCGCAAATACTTCATGTCCTGATGGCACGTCAGCATGACGAACCGGGCGTCCGCCCGCTTTCCTTTGGCGTAGCGCACGAACTGAAGGCCGTCCATCTTCGGCATCTCGATGTCCACCAGCACGATATCGGGCAGATGGCGCTTGAACTGCTCGTAGGCTTCTTCTCCGTCCTGCGCCTCGCAGACGAGATCCATGCCGAGCTTGGCCCACGGGATCGTTTTGCGCAGGCCGAGCCTGACCAGGATTTCGTCTTCGGCGATCATGACTTTCATGACGGCATTCCCTCCATCTTTTGCTCGGCCGGCCGATAGGGCAGGGAGAGCTTCACTTTTGTGTATGCGCCGGGCGCGCTGTCGATCTCAAGGCCATATGGCGAACCGTATTCCAGCCGCAGCCGCTGCCGCAGGTTGGCGAGGCTCAGCCCACCCGGAGCCCCGCGCCCGCTGCGCCGTCCCGAGCCGGCGGGCCCTAAGAGAGCTGCGGGGGCGATGCCTTTGCCGTTGTCCGCGACGGTGAGCGCCAGGTCGCCTCCGCGGGCGCGCGCCTCGATC from Cohnella hashimotonis carries:
- a CDS encoding S-layer homology domain-containing protein, which codes for MTVGNTAARPVRRLAAAALMVALIGAGPLGAALASPAQASDIKGNWAESTLESWVQSGLLKGDASGKLEPNRPVSRAEWMALANRALGYADAGEASFTDLSPANWEYKDVRIAVKAGYISGYEDGTIRSKKTVSRQEAAVMLARIFGLDTVSGASVALPFTDKASIAAWSRGAVGALVNLRLIGGYADGSFKPLASLTRAEAVVLLEKARMEKGTNNGSNPGGSTPGNGGSTSGGSGNNGGSNGGNNPDGEPFLTFPVVSDTHVGIEDVSVDAAAKFEQALQVYRSLGSYDALVVDGDMTDAGTIAQYDSAMSILEANKLKGAKPIIVPGNHEYYAAGDELGGDKYAAAKRFYEETGMDADGYAAENVDKATENAGVFYDTWVKGYHFIVVDHDRSAMSDAKYAWLKKEIATDEKGNSADPKKPVFVLMHYPYKNTTYGSEGAGWNNPAEYAKFKAVMAAYPNAMLFTGHTHYTLDHPNTINADDGFIRVNDGSTAFVQAGGYSNDSDIYLDKTVSQGLLVKVYDDKVVIERRELDKQGAVIGTPYAIDLASPIQSAKKYTTDTAAPAFAAGAKLNVSAVGASSATFNWPKATDDTKVDSYIVTVNGKLIGAPSVISPYDETSTHTFAAKGLKPNTDYTVSVKARDAYGKESAPIVSTFKTASAGTGYDASAPDVLNIDFTNVAGTTVKDGTLNKNDAILENHAKVQSDSLFGKQALVLDGAGSRGKPSSVARVGYNSSLFTQDALTIEAAVSISPDSDLSNDEYHILGTYEDGGYALYYSAEDRKFVFDTQNSKDPAESGAMADVKGKLVYLTAVYEGDAAHDYAGGTIKLYVNGTAAGSNATSGPLPINEDNDLIIGGDVEAYGDVIHYFEGTIGEVKVYSRALGSDEIAEHYQAFQKTLPIGTVKFYDTTDATVPQALREYAQVLAGTKTVDYTYGYQPSALALAGTSGSVNLFDAAGYMWTASGTTLKRFDVYTTAAGSAQTYAEGKYFKGTIRALLASDRELWVLTDQGVSSIRYQ
- a CDS encoding response regulator transcription factor; amino-acid sequence: MKVMIAEDEILVRLGLRKTIPWAKLGMDLVCEAQDGEEAYEQFKRHLPDIVLVDIEMPKMDGLQFVRYAKGKRADARFVMLTCHQDMKYLREAIQLQVHDFILKSTLDMDELCGILQSLALDLAREKEAAAALAGRTAIEAPAPDAASAREAEERGFYGAPEGARAAAPLEVLPETALKLRKPLATSLESLRFADARRQLRELGQALREPPLAHPHVVKNMMTELLFRSWSACDELLAGQQAADHLLVDRIYASERLEDATELLAAELERLEQALALTNSDGDKAKIVLLIKQYIKTHLDRDITLQEIANAFYINSSYLSRLFKEVSSMSFTEFVVHEKTEQAIVMMRNGKSLTEISDKLGYLNLSSFTRMFKKARGASPSRYLKG